Proteins from a genomic interval of Diospyros lotus cultivar Yz01 chromosome 6, ASM1463336v1, whole genome shotgun sequence:
- the LOC127804103 gene encoding protein RER1B codes for MEGTGGDGPAMAPFSKWRKDFSVAFQYYLERFTPHTLQRWLGTLVVALIYVLRVYYVRGFYVVSYALGIYLLNLLIGFLSPKIDPELEATDGASLPTKDSDEFKPFIRRLPEFRFWYSITKAFIVAYILTFFSVLDVPVFWPILLCYWIVLFALTTKRQILHMIRYKYIPFDIGKQRYGGNKFSRSGSSPRD; via the exons ATGGAAGGAACAGGAGGCGATGGTCCAGCAATGGCACCGTTTTCGAAATGGAGAAAGGATTTCTCGGTGGCGTTTCAGTACTATCTGGAGCGGTTCACTCCTCATACGCTCCAAAGGTGGTTGGGGACACTGGTGGTTGCTTTGATCTATGTGTTGAGAGTGTATTATGTTCGAGGGTTCTATGTCGTGTCCTATGCTCTTGGGATATACTTGTTGAACCTCCTGATTGGGTTTCTGTCGCCAAAGATTGACCCCGAGCTTGAAGCTACTGATGGGGCCTCTTTGCCCACTAAAGACTCTGATGAATTCAAGCCATTTATTCGCCGCCTCCCTGAGTTTAGGTTTTG gtATTCCATCACCAAGGCTTTCATAGTGGCATATATTTTGACCTTCTTTTCTGTGCTGGACGTACCTGTTTTCTGGCCCATACTTTTATGTTATTGGATTGTTCTGTTCGCCCTCACGACGAAGCGTCAAATTCTACACATGATTAGATACAAATATATTCCCTTTGATATTGGAAAGCAG AGGTATGGTGGCAATAAGTTTTCTAGAAGCGGCAGTTCTCCTAGAGACTGA
- the LOC127804952 gene encoding uncharacterized protein LOC127804952, giving the protein MESSSSTRYSRSSQPQSLAAIQRKSGYEPSDTETEQHESRWRDFNRRNGDIGLEGFNLNPDQGRTISPLRLSRRHSARFFDGETSSPTEPLRSSPPRRRHSKSPYKPRRDDGNVRSPSPVSGFPGNGNPLSPELASDSRRNVSPFSKLEGRRHISPYKPAGDELNWGQNDSISSNAKQNRMQDDKNVSIRERKVNEVSRASGKSNYSHRSLSAPRPRSRENDQQIRSGHTQQNGYRTPSPLPGSMSLKDRKASHRNTPSVGELNEMVADAKISRVPLTGGPDFESTDSISQGDIFFSRDYANLTMTMQKIVFPKKDFAESRFNSKPQKFTGRDPTSHQQNKTNGNFGHSYQRNSSSTVLTQTISSSAASRQTSDKISSSSGRFSAISGRSSASFGKFVTNRKKSQSEAWFSCLKKGSCRTLKSPEKTKEFDEASMIEKAFVVEGLRQFWADKHQPASLNGFTCHRQEAQVLKQLVSEGVCPHILLGGPSGSGKKSLIKALLREIFGEPASDISHDLGHFHIQETRPVEVAVSVTSSSHHVELNVYLEPNARYALMALVKQISSSYAITTEISSANPEADYKVMVLYEVDKAAENIQHLIKWIMDCYTDSCKLILCCEDDLNILEPVRNCCKIIKVDPPVTHEIMEVLGQIARKEDFDLPTSFAAKIASKSKHNLRKAIMALEACKAHNYPFVEEQPIPLGWEEVLEELAAEILADPSHKRFFAVRGRIQKLLMDFVHPKLILQKLVEQFLKGVEASSKRELYFWHGYYDKRLPAGTSALLKLEEFVAKFMGIHRKNISNLQNHS; this is encoded by the exons atggagagTTCTAGTTCAACACGGTATAGCAGGTCATCTCAGCCTCAATCCTTGGCTGCAATTCAGAGGAAGAGCGGTTACGAGCCATCTGACACGGAGACTGAGCAGCATGAAAGTCGCTGGCGCGATTTCAATCGAAGGAATGGAGATATTGGGTTAGAAGGGTTTAATTTGAATCCGGATCAAGGCAGAACTATAAGCCCTTTGAGACTTAGCCGGAGACACTCTGCGAGGTTTTTCGACGGTGAAACTTCCTCTCCCACTGAACCTTTGAGATCCAGTCCCCCTCGGAGGAGGCACAGTAAATCTCCTTATAAACCGCGTAGAGATGATGGTAATGTTCGCTCTCCTTCACCGGTTTCTGGTTTCCCTGGAAATGGTAACCCTCTTTCACCTGAACTTGCTTCAGATTCTAGAAGAAATGTTAGCCCCTTTTCAAAGTTAGAGGGTCGCAGGCATATTTCTCCATACAAACCTGCAGGAGATGAACTTAACTGGGGCCAGAATGATTCAATAAGTTCAAACGCAAAACAGAACCGCATGCAGGATGACAAAAATGTCAGCATTCGGGAAAGGAAGGTTAACGAAGTAAGTAGGGCGAGTGGGAAATCAAACTATAGCCATAGGTCTCTTTCTGCTCCAAGACCTAGATCAAGAGAGAATGATCAACAAATTAGATCTGGTCATACACAACAAAATGGTTATAGGACACCCTCTCCACTGCCAGGAAGCATGTCTCTGAAAGACAGGAAGGCTTCTCATAGAAATACTCCTTCAGTTGGTGAACTCAATGAAATGGTTGCCGATGCAAAGATTTCTAGAGTTCCATTAACTGGAGGTCCAGATTTCGAAAGCACGGACTCCATTTCACAGGgtgatattttcttttctcgTGATTATGCAAACTTGACAATGACGATGCAGAAGATTGTCTTCCCAAAGAAGGATTTTGCTGAGAGCAGATTTAATTCAAAGCCTCAAAAGTTTACTGGAAGAGATCCCACTTCTCatcaacaaaacaaaacaaatggtAATTTTGGTCATAGCTACCAGAGGAATTCATCCAGTACTGTTTTAACTCAAACAATCTCCAGCTCTGCTGCAAGCAGGCAGACTAGTGATAAGATTAGCAGCAGTAGTGGTAGATTCAGTGCCATCAGTGGGAGGAGTAGTGCAAGCTTTGGAAAATTTGTGACAAACAGAAAGAAGAGTCAGTCAGAAGCATGGTTTTCCTGTCTAAAGAAAGGATCGTGCAGGACGTTAAAATCACCAGAAAAAACTAAAGAATTTGACGAAGCTTCTATGATTGAGAAGGCATTTGTAGTTGAAGGACTGAGACAGTTCTGGGCTGATAAACATCAGCCTGCTTCGCTTAATGGATTCACTTGCCACAGACAAGAAGCTCAAGTACTCAAGCAACTT GTGTCCGAAGGAGTATGTCCACACATTCTGCTCGGAGGACCTTCTGGATCTGGCAAAAAGTCACTAATAAAGGCTCTTCTACGTGAAATTTTTGGAGAACCTGCTTCAGAT ATCTCTCACGACTTAGGACACTTTCATATTCAG GAAACAAGACCAGTGGAAGTAGCTGTTTCTGTAACCTCCAGTTCTCATCATGTGGAGCTGAATGTATACTTGGAACCTAATGCTAGATATGCACTAATGGCTTTGGTCAAGCAAATAAGCAGCAGCTATGCCATTACCACTGAAATCAGTAGTGCAAATCCCGAAGCAGATTATAAAG TAATGGTTCTTTATGAGGTTGATAAAGCTGCTGAGAACATTCAACACTTGATAAAATGGATCATGGACTGTTACACAGATTCTTGCAAACTCATACTCTGCTGTGAAGATGATCTGAACATTCTTGAACCAGTTAGAAACTGTTGCAAAATTATTAAGGTTGATCCTCCTGTGACTCATGAA ATCATGGAGGTTCTTGGTCAGATAGCTAGGAAGGAAGACTTTGACCTACCAACGAGTTTTGCTGCTAAGATTGCTTCCAAGTCAAAGCATAATCTAAGAAAAGCAATTATGGCTCTTGAAGCATGCAAAGCACACAA CTATCCCTTTGTTGAAGAGCAACCAATTCCACTTGGATGGGAAGAGGTCTTAGAGGAACTTGCCGCAGAAATTCTAGCTGATCCATCACATAAGAG ATTTTTTGCAGTACGGGGAAGGATTCAAAAACTTCTCATGGATTTTGTTCACCCCAAACTGATTCTGCAG AAGCTTGTGGAACAGTTTCTTAAGGGAGTTGAAGCTAGTTCGAAAAGAGAACTTTACTTTTGGCATGGGTACTAT GATAAGAGGCTCCCAGCTGGAACAAGCGCATTGCTGAAGCTCGAAG AATTTGTTGCGAAATTCATGGGCATACATAGGAAGAACATCAGCAATCTACAGAACCACTCATAG